The genomic window GGGCCGACGTCGGGCCGCAGCCGGCCGGCCCGCCGGGCCCGGTCGAGCAGTTGCTCGACCACGCGCTCCAGCTCGGTCCGGGTGGCGAGCAGGTCCTCGTCCTCGTGGAGTTTCAGGTGGTCGGACAGGAGCGAGCAGAGCGCGCCGATCCGCTCGCCGGCAGCGGCGTGCACATAGCGGCTGATCGCCTCGAAGGGGTCGCCCTGGTCGGCCAGCGCCTCCTTGGCCTGCTCCAGCACGCCCCCCAGCACCGAGAGCACGACCTGGTGGATCAGGGTCACCCGGTCGGGGAAGTTACGGTAGAGGGTCGCGTTGCCGACCCCGGCGCGCTTGGCGATCTCGTCCAGCGGGACGAGGGCGCCCTCGTCGGCGAAGAGCTCGCGGGCCGCGGCCAGGATCCGCTCGCGGTTGCGGGTGGCGTCCGCCCGGAGTCGGGGCGTGGCGGCACGGGCACAGGGCGATGCTTCGGGGATGCACGTCCCCGCCTGCAGGGTGTCCATGGCTGCGCTCCTTTCCGGGGATTCCGTCCCCACTTCCATCGACTGTACGGCAAACGGGGAGAAGGTCCCCGGATATTTCCGCCCAGGCGCCTGTTGCGTGAGATGTGAGGCAGCTCACCTCACCCGGTTGCCCGACCTGACCAGCGGGAATCCATGGGTTACGGCCCGAGCACCGGGCGACGCCGTATGGGCCGCAGCAGACTGGGCAGGAACCTCAGGTTGTCGTGAGCCGGATGACGAGGACGGTGATCAACGTGAACCTCGCACGACCGTCGAGCCTGTCGCTCGACACCGAACCGCAGGCGCCACCGACGGTGACCCCGCTGACCGAATCGTCCGCCGAGGCGTACGTGGCCAGCACCTGTTTCAAGATCGGCCCCCCTGGGCGGGTCGGCGTCGAGCTGGAGTGGTTCGTCCATGACTCCTGTCGACCCCACACCGCCCCCGACCCCGCGCGGGTGCGCGCCGCTCTCGACGCGCTGCACCTGCCCCCCGACCACCCCTTCCTCCCCAACGGCTCGCGAGTGACCCAGGAGCCGGGCGGCCAGGTCGAGCTCAGCTCCCCGGCCGCCGCCGATCTCCCCGGCTGCGTGGAGACCACCCACCAGGACCTGGCCGCCCTGCGCGCCGCCTTCGCCGCCCAGGGCCTGGACCTCGCCGGCTACGGCACCGAACCCCATCCCAAGGAACGCCGGGTGACCCTGCGCCAGCCGCGCTACCTGGCGATGGAGGAGTTCTTCGGCCGCACCGGCCCCTGGGGCAAGATCATGATGTGCGCCACCGCCTCCACCCAGGTCTGCCTGGACGCAGGCACCGACACCGCCGGCCCCGACGGCTTCCGCACCCGCTGGCGCCTGGCCCACCTGCTCGGTCCGGTGCTGGTCGCCGCCTTCGCCAACTCCCCGCTGCTGGACGGACGGCCGACCGGCTACCGGTCCACCCGGCAGGCCGTCTGGGCCCGGATGGACCCCAGTCGCACCCTGGCCCCGGGCGGCGTGCACGGCTGCGGCCCGGACGGCGATCCGTGCGCGGCCTGGGCCCGCTACGTGCTGGACGCCGCGGTGCTCTGCGTGCGCCGGCCCGAAGGACGGCCGTGGAACGCGCCGGTCGGGCTCACCTTCCGCGCCTGGCTGCGGCGGCCCGAGGCCGAGCGCCCGAGCCTGGCCGATCTCGACTACCACCTGAGCACGCTCTTCCCGCCGGTGCGCCCGCGCGGCTACCTGGAACTGCGGATGATCGACGCGCAGCCCGGCGACGGCTGGGTGGTCCCCGCCGCGCTGACCTCCGCCCTCTTCGCCGGCCCCCGCTCCGTCGATGCCGCGCTCGCCGCGCTGGAGCCGCTGGCCGCCGGCGCGTCCGGCACCGCCGAGCCGGGCCCGCGCGGGCCGGCCTGGAGCCGGGCGGCCACCCGCGGCATGGACGATCCGGTGCTGCGCCAGGCCGCGCTCGACTGCTTCGCGGCCGCCGACACGGTGCTCGCCGACCGGCCCGGCGAGGGCCGACTGCGGTCCGCACTGGGCGAGTTCGCCGAGCGCTACACCGCCAGGGGCCGCTGCCCGGCGGACGACCTGCTGGACGGCGCCGCGCCGCCGCGCACCGGCGCGGGCCGGTCCGCGGACTCCCCGCCGTCCGGGAACTCCCCGAAGTCCGAGGAGGACGCACCATGCTGAACGCCGAACCGGGCCCCGCGCAGAGCCGCACGCCGGGCCGTGCCGAGCCGGGCGCGGAGCTGACCGACGAGCGGCTGCGCGAGGCCGTCGCCACCGAGCTGCTGGCCGCCCGAAACCGCACCAGCGGCCTGACCGAGTGCCTGGACGACGCCGAACTGACCGCCCAGCACTCGCGGTTGATGTCACCCCTGGTCTGGGACCTGGCCCACATCGGCAACCAGGAGGAGCTCTGGCTGCTGCGCAACGTGGGCGGCCGCGAGCCGATGCACCCCGAGATCGACCCGCTCTACGACGCCTTCGAGCACCCGCGCTCCGAACGCCCCACGCTGCCGCTGCTGCCGCCCGCCGAGGCCCGTGGCTACGCCCACGAGGTGCGCGGCCGGGTGCTCGACCTGCTGGCCGGCGTCGAACTCGCCGGACCGCCGCTGCTCCAGGCCGGCTTCGCCTTCGGGCTGATCGCCCAGCACGAACAGCAGCACGACGAGACGATGCTGATCACCCATCAGCTGCGCAGCGGCGCCGCCGTGCTCTCCGCCCCGACGCCCGAGCCGGCCCCGGTCGACCTGCTGCCAGCCGAAGTGACCATCCCCGCAGGCCCGTTCACCATGGGCACGGACACCGAGCCGTGGGCGCTGGACAACGAGCGCCCCGCGCATCAGGTGGACCTGCCGGGGTTCGCGATCGACACCACCCCGGTCAGCAACGCCGACTACCAGCGCTTCATCGAGGACGGCGGCTACCAGGAGCCGCGCTGGTGGACCGCGCAGGGCTGGGCGCACCGGATGACCGCGAAGCTGACCGCGCCGCTGTTCTGGAGCCGGACGGACGGCCAGTGGCTGCGCCGCCGCTTCGGCCACCTCGAACCGGTGCCGGCCGCCGAGCCGGTGCTGCACGTGACCTGGTACGAGGCGGACGCCTACGCGCGCTGGGCCGGGCGGCGGCTGCCCAGCGAGGCGGAGTGGGAGAAGGCCGCCCGGCACGACCCGGCCACCGGCCGCTCACGCCGCTTCCCCTGGGGCGACACCCCTCCCGGGCCGCAGCACGCCAACCTCGGCCAGCGCCATCTGCAGCCGGCCCCGGTCGGCAGCTATCCGGACGGCGCATCGCCCTACGGGGTACGGCAGTTGATCGGTGACGTGTGGGAGTGGACAGCCAGCGACTTCGCCCCCTACCCGGGCTTCCGGGCCTGGCCCTACCGGGAGTACTCGGAGGTCTTCTTCGCCGCCCCCGGCGAGCAGGCCGAGTACAAGGTGCTGCGCGGCGGCAGCTTCGCGGTCGCCCCGGTGGCCTGCCGGGGCACCTTCCGCAACTGGGACTACCCGATCCGCCGCCAGATCTTCGCCGGCTTCCGGACCGCCCGGGATCTGGATGCCGCCTGATGTGCCGTCACCTCGCCTATCTGGGAACCCCGGTGGCGGCCACCGAGGTGCTGGTCGAGCCGCCCTACGGGCTCTACCGGCAGTCCTGGGCGCCGCGCCTGCAGCGGTACGGCACGGTGAACGCGGACGGCTTCGGGCTGGGCTGGTTCGTCGAGGGCGACCCGCAGCCGGTCCGCTACCGCCGGGCGGTGCCGATCTGGGCGGACGAGAACCTCACCGACCTGGCCCGCGCGATCCGCACCACGGCACTGCTGGCCGCCGTCCGCTCGGCCACCGCCGGCACCAGCCCGGACGAGAGCGCCGCCGCGCCCTACCGGGGTGACGGCTGGCTGTTCAGCCACAACGGCGCGCTCGGCGGCTGGCCGGGCACGGCCACCGCCCTGGCCGGGCTGCTGACGCCGGGCGAGTTGCTGGAGCTGGCGGCCCGCTGCGACTCCGCGCTGGTCTGGGCACTGCTGCGGCGCCGGCTGGCGGGCGGCCAGGAGGTGGGCGCCGCCCTGGCCGACACCGTCGCCGAGGTCGCCGCGCACACCGAGGCCCGGCTCAACCTGCTGGTCACCGACGGCCGGGTGATAGCCGCGACCACCTGGGGCGACACCCTCTTCCACCGCCTGGAGCTGGGGCGCAGCGTGCTGGTCGCCTCGGAACCGGGCGACGACGGGCCCGGCTGGGTGCCGGTCCCCGACCGGTCCGTGCTGCTGGCCACCCCCGATGCCGTCACCATCCGTCCGCTGGACCCCGCCACCCCCTGAGACCCCCACCTGAGCCCCCACCCGCACTTCCTGCTGGGCCGCACCACGAGAGGACCACATCCGATGACCGCCTTCGAGCTCACCCGCCTGCTCCCCGCCGACCACTTCGCCCAGGCCCTGCGCGCGGACGTCCGCCAGGGTCTGACCGCCCCCGCCAAGTGGCTGCCGCCGAAGTGGTTCTACGACAAGCGCGGCAGTGAGCTGTTCGAGGACATCACCCGACTGCCGGAGTACTACCCGACCCGCGCCGAGCGGGCCATCCTGACCGAGCGGGCCAAGGAGATCGCGAGCGTGACCCGGGCCCGCACCCTGGTCGAACTGGGCTCGGGCTCCTCGGAGAAGACCCGGCTGCTGCTGGACGCACTGCAGTCGCTGGGCACCCTGGAGAGCTACGTCCCGGTCGACGTCTCGGAGAGCGCGCTGCGCGAGGCCGGCCGCCAACTGGCCACCGAGTACCCGGCGCTGGCCATCCACGGCGTGGTCTCCGACTTCACCGCGCGGCTCGGACTGCCGCGCGCGGTGCAGGCGCCGCGACTGGTGGCCTTCCTCGGCGGGACGCTCGGCAACCTGCTGCCCGAGGAGCGGGCCCGCTTCCTGACCGCGCTGCGGGCCGACCTGGCGCCGGGCGACGCACTGTTGCTCGGCACCGACCTGGTCAAGGACCCGGCCGTGCTGGTGGCCGCCTACGACGACGCGGCCGGTGTGACCGCGGAGTTCAACAAGAACGTGCTCAACGTGCTGGACCGCGAGCTGCAGGCCGGCTTCGACCCGGAGGCCTTCGAGCACGTGGCCCGCTGGGACGCCGAGCAGGAGTGGATCGAGATGCGGCTGCGCTCGCGGCGCGCGCAGCGGGTGTCCGTCGCGGCGCTGGGGCTGGAGGTGGACTTCGCCGAGGGTGAGGAGCTGCGCACCGA from Kitasatospora sp. NBC_01250 includes these protein-coding regions:
- a CDS encoding TetR/AcrR family transcriptional regulator — encoded protein: MDTLQAGTCIPEASPCARAATPRLRADATRNRERILAAARELFADEGALVPLDEIAKRAGVGNATLYRNFPDRVTLIHQVVLSVLGGVLEQAKEALADQGDPFEAISRYVHAAAGERIGALCSLLSDHLKLHEDEDLLATRTELERVVEQLLDRARRAGRLRPDVGPGDLFVALARLTRPLPGKECLEDEMFVHRHLQLFLDGMRAPAPTVLPGRAATMEDLRRA
- the egtA gene encoding ergothioneine biosynthesis glutamate--cysteine ligase EgtA encodes the protein MNLARPSSLSLDTEPQAPPTVTPLTESSAEAYVASTCFKIGPPGRVGVELEWFVHDSCRPHTAPDPARVRAALDALHLPPDHPFLPNGSRVTQEPGGQVELSSPAAADLPGCVETTHQDLAALRAAFAAQGLDLAGYGTEPHPKERRVTLRQPRYLAMEEFFGRTGPWGKIMMCATASTQVCLDAGTDTAGPDGFRTRWRLAHLLGPVLVAAFANSPLLDGRPTGYRSTRQAVWARMDPSRTLAPGGVHGCGPDGDPCAAWARYVLDAAVLCVRRPEGRPWNAPVGLTFRAWLRRPEAERPSLADLDYHLSTLFPPVRPRGYLELRMIDAQPGDGWVVPAALTSALFAGPRSVDAALAALEPLAAGASGTAEPGPRGPAWSRAATRGMDDPVLRQAALDCFAAADTVLADRPGEGRLRSALGEFAERYTARGRCPADDLLDGAAPPRTGAGRSADSPPSGNSPKSEEDAPC
- the egtB gene encoding ergothioneine biosynthesis protein EgtB; amino-acid sequence: MLNAEPGPAQSRTPGRAEPGAELTDERLREAVATELLAARNRTSGLTECLDDAELTAQHSRLMSPLVWDLAHIGNQEELWLLRNVGGREPMHPEIDPLYDAFEHPRSERPTLPLLPPAEARGYAHEVRGRVLDLLAGVELAGPPLLQAGFAFGLIAQHEQQHDETMLITHQLRSGAAVLSAPTPEPAPVDLLPAEVTIPAGPFTMGTDTEPWALDNERPAHQVDLPGFAIDTTPVSNADYQRFIEDGGYQEPRWWTAQGWAHRMTAKLTAPLFWSRTDGQWLRRRFGHLEPVPAAEPVLHVTWYEADAYARWAGRRLPSEAEWEKAARHDPATGRSRRFPWGDTPPGPQHANLGQRHLQPAPVGSYPDGASPYGVRQLIGDVWEWTASDFAPYPGFRAWPYREYSEVFFAAPGEQAEYKVLRGGSFAVAPVACRGTFRNWDYPIRRQIFAGFRTARDLDAA
- the egtC gene encoding ergothioneine biosynthesis protein EgtC, which gives rise to MCRHLAYLGTPVAATEVLVEPPYGLYRQSWAPRLQRYGTVNADGFGLGWFVEGDPQPVRYRRAVPIWADENLTDLARAIRTTALLAAVRSATAGTSPDESAAAPYRGDGWLFSHNGALGGWPGTATALAGLLTPGELLELAARCDSALVWALLRRRLAGGQEVGAALADTVAEVAAHTEARLNLLVTDGRVIAATTWGDTLFHRLELGRSVLVASEPGDDGPGWVPVPDRSVLLATPDAVTIRPLDPATP
- the egtD gene encoding L-histidine N(alpha)-methyltransferase; protein product: MTAFELTRLLPADHFAQALRADVRQGLTAPAKWLPPKWFYDKRGSELFEDITRLPEYYPTRAERAILTERAKEIASVTRARTLVELGSGSSEKTRLLLDALQSLGTLESYVPVDVSESALREAGRQLATEYPALAIHGVVSDFTARLGLPRAVQAPRLVAFLGGTLGNLLPEERARFLTALRADLAPGDALLLGTDLVKDPAVLVAAYDDAAGVTAEFNKNVLNVLDRELQAGFDPEAFEHVARWDAEQEWIEMRLRSRRAQRVSVAALGLEVDFAEGEELRTEISAKFRRDKVAAELADASFALRHWWTDPEGRFGLSLAEPV